One stretch of Camelus bactrianus isolate YW-2024 breed Bactrian camel chromosome 21, ASM4877302v1, whole genome shotgun sequence DNA includes these proteins:
- the LOC105068024 gene encoding low affinity immunoglobulin gamma Fc region receptor II isoform X5, translating into MGIPSFTALPAAESDQADCMPCHPLGHMLLWTALLFLAPAAGTPAGLPKAVVNLQSKWVNVLQEDDVMLMCQGTNNPGDDFAQWFHNGSSIPTQVQPSYSFKASSNDSGDYKCQTGQTSLSDPVHLDVISDWLLLQTPSLVFQEGEPIVLRCHSWKNKPLYKVTFFHNRKSIKFSFVYSNFSIPQANFSHNGEYYCTGFIGQMQHSSQPVTITVQEVHGK; encoded by the exons ATGGGGATCCCCTCATTCACAGCCCTCCCTGCTGCCGAGAGTGACCAGGCTGACTGCATGCCCTGCCATCCTTTGGGCCACATGCTACTGTGGACAGCCCTGCTATTCCTGG CTCCTGCTGCTGGGACACCTG cAGGTCTCCCGAAGGCTGTGGTGAACCTTCAGTCCAAATGGGTCAACGTTCTCCAGGAGGATGATGTGATGTTGATGTGCCAAGGGACCAACAACCCTGGGGATGACTTCGCCCAGTGGTTCCATAATGGAAGCTCCATCCCAACCCAGGTACAGCCCAGCTACAGCTTTAAAGCCAGCAGCAATGACAGCGGGGACTACAAGTGCCAGACGGGCCAGACCAGCCTCAGTGACCCTGTGCATCTGGATGTGATTTCCG ACTGGCTGCTGCTCCAGACCCCTAGCCTGGTGTTCCAGGAAGGGGAACCCATCGTGCTGAGGTGCCACAGCTGGAAAAACAAGCCTCTGTATAAGGTCACATTCTTCCACAATAGAAAATCCATCAAGTTTTCCTTTGTGTATTCCAACTTCTCTATCCCACAAGCAAACTTCAGTCACAATGGCGAGTACTACTGCACAGGATTTATCGGGCAGATGCAGCACTCGTCACAGCCTGTGACCATCACTGTCCAAG AAGTCCATGGCAAATAG
- the LOC105068024 gene encoding low affinity immunoglobulin gamma Fc region receptor II isoform X3: MGIPSFTALPAAESDQADCMPCHPLGHMLLWTALLFLAGLPKAVVNLQSKWVNVLQEDDVMLMCQGTNNPGDDFAQWFHNGSSIPTQVQPSYSFKASSNDSGDYKCQTGQTSLSDPVHLDVISDWLLLQTPSLVFQEGEPIVLRCHSWKNKPLYKVTFFHNRKSIKFSFVYSNFSIPQANFSHNGEYYCTGFIGQMQHSSQPVTITVQGPAILLIFSPWYQITFGLVIGLLFAVDTGLYFSVQRDLQS, from the exons ATGGGGATCCCCTCATTCACAGCCCTCCCTGCTGCCGAGAGTGACCAGGCTGACTGCATGCCCTGCCATCCTTTGGGCCACATGCTACTGTGGACAGCCCTGCTATTCCTGG cAGGTCTCCCGAAGGCTGTGGTGAACCTTCAGTCCAAATGGGTCAACGTTCTCCAGGAGGATGATGTGATGTTGATGTGCCAAGGGACCAACAACCCTGGGGATGACTTCGCCCAGTGGTTCCATAATGGAAGCTCCATCCCAACCCAGGTACAGCCCAGCTACAGCTTTAAAGCCAGCAGCAATGACAGCGGGGACTACAAGTGCCAGACGGGCCAGACCAGCCTCAGTGACCCTGTGCATCTGGATGTGATTTCCG ACTGGCTGCTGCTCCAGACCCCTAGCCTGGTGTTCCAGGAAGGGGAACCCATCGTGCTGAGGTGCCACAGCTGGAAAAACAAGCCTCTGTATAAGGTCACATTCTTCCACAATAGAAAATCCATCAAGTTTTCCTTTGTGTATTCCAACTTCTCTATCCCACAAGCAAACTTCAGTCACAATGGCGAGTACTACTGCACAGGATTTATCGGGCAGATGCAGCACTCGTCACAGCCTGTGACCATCACTGTCCAAG GTCCAGCAATTCTACTCATCTTTTCACCTTGGTATCAAATTACCTTCGGCCTGGTGATAGGGCTCCTTTTTGCAGTGGATACGGGGCTGTATTTTTCTGTGCAGAGAGACCTTCAGAGCTAA
- the LOC105068024 gene encoding low affinity immunoglobulin gamma Fc region receptor II isoform X1, protein MGIPSFTALPAAESDQADCMPCHPLGHMLLWTALLFLAPAAGTPAGLPKAVVNLQSKWVNVLQEDDVMLMCQGTNNPGDDFAQWFHNGSSIPTQVQPSYSFKASSNDSGDYKCQTGQTSLSDPVHLDVISDWLLLQTPSLVFQEGEPIVLRCHSWKNKPLYKVTFFHNRKSIKFSFVYSNFSIPQANFSHNGEYYCTGFIGQMQHSSQPVTITVQGPAILLIFSPWYQITFGLVIGLLFAVDTGLYFSVQRDLQS, encoded by the exons ATGGGGATCCCCTCATTCACAGCCCTCCCTGCTGCCGAGAGTGACCAGGCTGACTGCATGCCCTGCCATCCTTTGGGCCACATGCTACTGTGGACAGCCCTGCTATTCCTGG CTCCTGCTGCTGGGACACCTG cAGGTCTCCCGAAGGCTGTGGTGAACCTTCAGTCCAAATGGGTCAACGTTCTCCAGGAGGATGATGTGATGTTGATGTGCCAAGGGACCAACAACCCTGGGGATGACTTCGCCCAGTGGTTCCATAATGGAAGCTCCATCCCAACCCAGGTACAGCCCAGCTACAGCTTTAAAGCCAGCAGCAATGACAGCGGGGACTACAAGTGCCAGACGGGCCAGACCAGCCTCAGTGACCCTGTGCATCTGGATGTGATTTCCG ACTGGCTGCTGCTCCAGACCCCTAGCCTGGTGTTCCAGGAAGGGGAACCCATCGTGCTGAGGTGCCACAGCTGGAAAAACAAGCCTCTGTATAAGGTCACATTCTTCCACAATAGAAAATCCATCAAGTTTTCCTTTGTGTATTCCAACTTCTCTATCCCACAAGCAAACTTCAGTCACAATGGCGAGTACTACTGCACAGGATTTATCGGGCAGATGCAGCACTCGTCACAGCCTGTGACCATCACTGTCCAAG GTCCAGCAATTCTACTCATCTTTTCACCTTGGTATCAAATTACCTTCGGCCTGGTGATAGGGCTCCTTTTTGCAGTGGATACGGGGCTGTATTTTTCTGTGCAGAGAGACCTTCAGAGCTAA
- the LOC105068024 gene encoding low affinity immunoglobulin gamma Fc region receptor II isoform X2, producing the protein MGIPSFTALPAAESDQADCMPCHPLGHMLLWTALLFLAPAAGTPGLPKAVVNLQSKWVNVLQEDDVMLMCQGTNNPGDDFAQWFHNGSSIPTQVQPSYSFKASSNDSGDYKCQTGQTSLSDPVHLDVISDWLLLQTPSLVFQEGEPIVLRCHSWKNKPLYKVTFFHNRKSIKFSFVYSNFSIPQANFSHNGEYYCTGFIGQMQHSSQPVTITVQGPAILLIFSPWYQITFGLVIGLLFAVDTGLYFSVQRDLQS; encoded by the exons ATGGGGATCCCCTCATTCACAGCCCTCCCTGCTGCCGAGAGTGACCAGGCTGACTGCATGCCCTGCCATCCTTTGGGCCACATGCTACTGTGGACAGCCCTGCTATTCCTGG CTCCTGCTGCTGGGACACCTG GTCTCCCGAAGGCTGTGGTGAACCTTCAGTCCAAATGGGTCAACGTTCTCCAGGAGGATGATGTGATGTTGATGTGCCAAGGGACCAACAACCCTGGGGATGACTTCGCCCAGTGGTTCCATAATGGAAGCTCCATCCCAACCCAGGTACAGCCCAGCTACAGCTTTAAAGCCAGCAGCAATGACAGCGGGGACTACAAGTGCCAGACGGGCCAGACCAGCCTCAGTGACCCTGTGCATCTGGATGTGATTTCCG ACTGGCTGCTGCTCCAGACCCCTAGCCTGGTGTTCCAGGAAGGGGAACCCATCGTGCTGAGGTGCCACAGCTGGAAAAACAAGCCTCTGTATAAGGTCACATTCTTCCACAATAGAAAATCCATCAAGTTTTCCTTTGTGTATTCCAACTTCTCTATCCCACAAGCAAACTTCAGTCACAATGGCGAGTACTACTGCACAGGATTTATCGGGCAGATGCAGCACTCGTCACAGCCTGTGACCATCACTGTCCAAG GTCCAGCAATTCTACTCATCTTTTCACCTTGGTATCAAATTACCTTCGGCCTGGTGATAGGGCTCCTTTTTGCAGTGGATACGGGGCTGTATTTTTCTGTGCAGAGAGACCTTCAGAGCTAA
- the LOC105068024 gene encoding low affinity immunoglobulin gamma Fc region receptor II isoform X4 → MGIPSFTALPAAESDQADCMPCHPLGHMLLWTALLFLAPAAGTPAGLPKAVVNLQSKWVNVLQEDDVMLMCQGTNNPGDDFAQWFHNGSSIPTQVQPSYSFKASSNDSGDYKCQTGQTSLSDPVHLDVISDWLLLQTPSLVFQEGEPIVLRCHSWKNKPLYKVTFFHNRKSIKFSFVYSNFSIPQANFSHNGEYYCTGFIGQMQHSSQPVTITVQGLSLRSKPRVIDWKS, encoded by the exons ATGGGGATCCCCTCATTCACAGCCCTCCCTGCTGCCGAGAGTGACCAGGCTGACTGCATGCCCTGCCATCCTTTGGGCCACATGCTACTGTGGACAGCCCTGCTATTCCTGG CTCCTGCTGCTGGGACACCTG cAGGTCTCCCGAAGGCTGTGGTGAACCTTCAGTCCAAATGGGTCAACGTTCTCCAGGAGGATGATGTGATGTTGATGTGCCAAGGGACCAACAACCCTGGGGATGACTTCGCCCAGTGGTTCCATAATGGAAGCTCCATCCCAACCCAGGTACAGCCCAGCTACAGCTTTAAAGCCAGCAGCAATGACAGCGGGGACTACAAGTGCCAGACGGGCCAGACCAGCCTCAGTGACCCTGTGCATCTGGATGTGATTTCCG ACTGGCTGCTGCTCCAGACCCCTAGCCTGGTGTTCCAGGAAGGGGAACCCATCGTGCTGAGGTGCCACAGCTGGAAAAACAAGCCTCTGTATAAGGTCACATTCTTCCACAATAGAAAATCCATCAAGTTTTCCTTTGTGTATTCCAACTTCTCTATCCCACAAGCAAACTTCAGTCACAATGGCGAGTACTACTGCACAGGATTTATCGGGCAGATGCAGCACTCGTCACAGCCTGTGACCATCACTGTCCAAG